From a single Pseudalkalibacillus hwajinpoensis genomic region:
- a CDS encoding phosphotransferase, producing the protein MNEELLFQYDLYPEHISKHGKVTRVDTKRGSFAIKETELQINQMDWMLHLENWFRQLHFQGYVPLVKTKYGDSFVFTGDRIAYLTPWIEEREINPAQKEELMVHSLAELHGYTVKEQSFSEEVINQSYQKMVLLRESRQFEMEKYVGSIEKRIYLSPFELAFVTQFHQMMKNCDLAKSSLDDWYAQVLDAKRYRSVLCHGKCSPSHFLTGPGGSYFINFEKSVADTPVRDLAYFVRSSIRPFQYNPATTTGHLARYEDQFSLYEEEKALLASYLYFPETIFNSVAMFQENRYNLPHIKHVRLFTKKIEVMNGISNLLQSL; encoded by the coding sequence TTGAATGAGGAACTGCTATTTCAGTATGATTTATATCCGGAGCATATATCGAAACATGGCAAGGTAACTAGAGTTGATACGAAGCGTGGGTCCTTTGCAATAAAAGAAACTGAACTTCAAATAAATCAGATGGACTGGATGCTTCATCTTGAAAATTGGTTTAGGCAGCTTCATTTCCAGGGCTACGTTCCACTAGTGAAAACAAAATATGGAGACTCCTTTGTTTTCACAGGTGATCGAATTGCCTACTTAACGCCGTGGATTGAGGAAAGAGAAATCAATCCAGCTCAAAAAGAGGAACTTATGGTTCACAGCCTGGCTGAATTGCACGGATACACAGTGAAGGAACAATCTTTTTCAGAAGAAGTAATAAACCAGTCTTATCAGAAGATGGTGCTATTGCGAGAGAGTCGCCAATTTGAGATGGAGAAATACGTTGGGTCCATTGAGAAAAGAATTTACCTTTCTCCATTTGAGCTGGCTTTTGTTACACAATTCCACCAGATGATGAAGAATTGTGATCTCGCAAAATCAAGTCTTGATGATTGGTATGCTCAGGTGCTTGATGCAAAGCGCTATCGAAGTGTCCTCTGTCATGGGAAATGTTCACCTTCTCATTTCTTAACTGGTCCTGGTGGGAGTTATTTTATTAACTTTGAGAAATCTGTTGCGGACACACCCGTTAGAGATCTTGCCTATTTTGTTCGCTCATCAATTCGTCCTTTTCAATATAATCCAGCTACAACAACAGGGCATCTCGCGAGATATGAAGATCAATTTTCGTTATATGAAGAGGAGAAAGCGCTTCTTGCAAGCTATTTGTATTTTCCAGAAACAATTTTCAATAGTGTTGCGATGTTTCAAGAAAATAGATACAATTTGCCTCACATTAAGCATGTCCGGTTATTCACAAAAAAAATAGAAGTCATGAATGGAATTAGCAACTTACTACAATCGCTTTAA